A genomic stretch from Candidatus Vicinibacter proximus includes:
- a CDS encoding MotA/TolQ/ExbB proton channel family protein, producing the protein MSNQKTSSATPGKFSGMFAAAIIPIALVLGIFIFKFILGDPSHFEGGDPTKHPHPGDYLGMMYKGGILVPILMAVFIIVVCVIIERMYTLSVASGKGSIPSFVRKIKSLLDGNQVDAAIAECDKQKGSVANVIREALHKYKEMSSNQGLDKEQKVLAIQKEIEEATSLELPMLEKNLVILATISSVATLLGLLGTVFGMIRAFSAIATAGAPDAVALSTGISEALINTALGISSSAIAVISYNYFTTRIDGLTYGIDEAGFSIAQNFASKNA; encoded by the coding sequence ATGAGCAATCAAAAAACCAGTTCTGCAACCCCAGGAAAGTTCAGTGGCATGTTTGCCGCAGCTATTATTCCGATAGCACTTGTTTTGGGTATTTTTATTTTCAAATTTATTCTTGGTGATCCAAGTCATTTTGAGGGCGGTGACCCGACAAAACATCCTCATCCGGGTGATTATTTGGGAATGATGTATAAAGGGGGTATCCTGGTACCTATACTTATGGCGGTTTTCATCATTGTGGTATGTGTGATTATCGAGCGGATGTACACTTTGAGCGTAGCCAGTGGTAAAGGCTCCATCCCTAGTTTTGTTCGAAAAATAAAATCATTATTAGACGGAAATCAAGTGGATGCTGCGATTGCTGAATGCGACAAACAAAAAGGTTCAGTTGCAAATGTTATTCGTGAGGCACTACATAAATACAAGGAAATGTCCTCTAATCAAGGACTGGATAAAGAACAGAAAGTTTTAGCCATCCAAAAAGAAATTGAGGAAGCTACCTCTCTGGAATTGCCTATGTTGGAAAAAAACCTGGTGATCCTGGCTACCATCTCTTCAGTTGCTACACTCCTTGGTCTACTTGGAACAGTATTCGGGATGATCAGAGCCTTCTCTGCTATTGCTACTGCAGGAGCACCGGATGCGGTAGCGCTTTCTACCGGTATTTCTGAAGCCTTGATCAACACCGCTTTGGGTATCTCATCTTCTGCAATTGCGGTAATTTCATACAATTACTTCACGACCAGAATCGATGGACTTACTTATGGTATTGATGAAGCAGGCTTTAGCATTGCGCAGAACTTTGCATCCAAAAACGCTTAA
- a CDS encoding energy transducer TonB: protein MADNQILKYAMDDIVFENRNKTYGAYFLRRLYDKNMTRAIIIGSILALLLISMPMILKAVREMMPTDKEDLSMKEITLAEPPPIDPNKPPPPPPPKVDPPPIKDQIKFIPPKVMKDEEVKEEEPPPPTIEEIKDKDISTENRKGEEGGVDASLVEAPPPPVVEEEKKEEEPFKFVEQMPEFPDGAAAMMKYIQTNLKYPAIARENDIQGTVVVQFVVTKSGDITKVTIARGIGGGCDEEAARVVRSMPNWKPGKHNGRAVPVNFTLPIKFKLEG from the coding sequence ATGGCAGACAATCAAATTCTTAAATACGCCATGGACGACATCGTCTTTGAGAACCGTAACAAGACTTACGGAGCGTATTTTTTGAGAAGGCTTTATGATAAGAATATGACCAGGGCCATCATCATTGGAAGTATCCTGGCCCTGTTGCTGATCTCTATGCCAATGATCCTTAAGGCAGTGAGGGAAATGATGCCTACCGATAAGGAAGACTTATCCATGAAGGAAATTACCCTGGCAGAGCCGCCACCAATTGACCCCAACAAGCCACCTCCGCCACCTCCGCCAAAAGTGGATCCACCGCCGATTAAAGACCAAATTAAATTCATTCCTCCTAAGGTTATGAAAGATGAGGAGGTCAAAGAAGAGGAACCACCACCACCAACGATAGAGGAAATTAAAGATAAAGATATCTCTACGGAAAATCGTAAAGGTGAAGAAGGTGGTGTGGATGCTTCTTTGGTAGAAGCTCCTCCTCCCCCGGTGGTAGAAGAAGAAAAGAAAGAGGAAGAACCTTTTAAATTTGTTGAACAGATGCCTGAATTCCCGGATGGAGCTGCAGCAATGATGAAGTATATTCAGACCAATTTGAAATATCCTGCAATAGCCCGTGAAAACGATATTCAGGGTACCGTTGTGGTTCAGTTTGTAGTCACTAAAAGTGGTGACATCACTAAAGTAACTATTGCCAGAGGAATCGGTGGTGGTTGTGATGAAGAGGCTGCCAGAGTGGTCAGGTCTATGCCAAATTGGAAACCAGGTAAACACAATGGAAGGGCTGTTCCCGTAAATTTTACGCTACCGATAAAATTTAAATTAGAGGGGTAA
- a CDS encoding biopolymer transporter ExbD: MPKVKIPRKSTTIDMTAMCDVAFLLLTFFILTTKFRAQEVVQIEIPPSTAQVPIPDKDIMMFNIATDGRIFFGLDDQNTRLKLLDRLANAYQIEFTPKQKDAFRTLELWGMDIRLLPGFLDKDPNERANTIQPGLKIDTTGGAQIEDLILFSRQENNNLRIAIKADKSTEYKSFDKLIEALQNRKVNKFNIVTSARAGKE; the protein is encoded by the coding sequence ATGCCTAAAGTTAAAATTCCTCGGAAGAGTACTACCATTGATATGACGGCCATGTGCGATGTGGCTTTTCTATTGCTTACTTTTTTTATCCTGACCACAAAGTTCAGGGCTCAGGAAGTTGTGCAGATAGAAATACCGCCATCTACCGCACAGGTGCCAATTCCCGATAAGGATATCATGATGTTTAACATTGCCACAGACGGAAGAATTTTCTTTGGCCTGGACGACCAGAATACCAGATTGAAATTATTAGACCGTTTGGCAAATGCTTACCAGATTGAATTTACGCCTAAACAAAAAGATGCCTTCCGTACCCTTGAATTATGGGGCATGGACATCCGTTTACTTCCTGGATTCCTGGATAAGGATCCTAATGAAAGGGCAAACACCATTCAACCCGGATTAAAAATAGACACAACAGGTGGTGCACAGATAGAAGACCTGATTTTGTTTTCCAGACAAGAAAACAACAATCTTAGAATTGCCATCAAGGCAGATAAAAGTACAGAATACAAGTCGTTTGACAAACTGATAGAAGCACTTCAGAACCGTAAGGTGAACAAGTTCAATATCGTTACCTCAGCGCGTGCAGGAAAAGAATAA
- a CDS encoding SRPBCC domain-containing protein codes for MAEEKIIKNTIQIIAPPAKVWEALVNPEQTKKYMFGCEAISDWNVGSSLIWQGEYNGQKIIFVKGHIIALDPEKFLAYTVIDPNNSEIPDLPENYLTVTYSLSHEHNQTILTVTQGDYSKVADGEKRYQDSYNNGEGWNPILVQIKNLVESDTTL; via the coding sequence ATGGCGGAAGAAAAAATTATTAAAAATACCATTCAAATTATTGCGCCTCCTGCAAAGGTTTGGGAAGCTTTAGTGAATCCAGAGCAAACGAAAAAATACATGTTCGGATGTGAAGCCATTTCTGATTGGAATGTAGGAAGTTCATTGATTTGGCAAGGTGAATACAATGGACAAAAAATCATTTTTGTCAAAGGACACATCATCGCATTGGATCCTGAAAAATTTTTAGCCTACACAGTTATTGATCCAAACAATTCTGAAATACCGGACCTTCCTGAAAACTATTTAACGGTAACGTATAGTCTGAGCCATGAGCATAACCAAACTATTTTAACCGTAACTCAGGGTGACTATTCAAAGGTTGCAGATGGAGAAAAAAGGTATCAGGATTCTTACAACAATGGAGAAGGTTGGAATCCAATATTAGTCCAAATTAAAAATTTAGTGGAATCAGATACCACACTCTAA